The sequence TTGTCGGCCAAGGGCATTTACGTCTTCCCCGACATTCTGGTGAACGCGGGCGGGGTAACGGTGAGCTACTTTGAGTGGGTGCAAAACCGCAGCGGCCTCTACTGGTCAGTGGAAGATGTCAACAGTCGCCTCAAATCGATGATGGTAACCGAGGCCGAAAGCATCTGGAAGATCGCCCAAGATCTCGACATTCGCCCCCGCACCGCCGCCTACGTGCATGCCCTAGAGCGTCTGGGCGATGCCCTCAACGCTAAAGGCACCCGCGATTATTACGTCAGCGGCATTTAAGGGGAGGATGGGTATCGGAGCCGTCCCAGGTGACCTACAGTCTGACCGCACTAGAGGAATCGGCAGTTTTGTTTCAATGCGACTTTTAGCAGGCGCTTATACTCGCGATCGCCGATCACGTAGGCCCCAAACCGTTCCAGGTGGGGGTTCATCATCTGGGCATCGAACAGGGCAAAGTGGCGCTGGCGCAGGTGCTCGACCAGCTTCACCATCGCCACTTTAGAGCCTTCAGAAATGCGAAAGAACATCGACTCGCCAATAAATGCGCCGCCGATTACGAGGCCCAAAATGCCCCCGGCCAGCTCATCGCCCTGCCAGGTCTCAAAGCTGTACGCCCAGCCCGCCCGATAGAGTTCGGTGTAGACCTGCCTGAGTTCGTTCGAGATCCAGGTGGTATCGCGATCGGCACAGCCGCTGACGACCTCCTCAAAGGCCTGGTTAATGGCAACGTGAAAGCGGTTTTGGTTGAGCGATCGCCGCAGCGACTTGGGGTAGCGAAAGCGATCGTCCAGCGGAATTAGGGTGCGCTGGCGGCTCGAATACCAACCCAGGTCCTCGTTCTCGCCATCGGCCATCAAAAAGTATCCCTCGGAATACCCGCGAATAATGGCATCTAGGTCATAGTTAGTCGGGGTCACGGTCATGCGTCAACCAGTGGGGCATCCAGCAGCGGGCAGGGGGGATGGGTGATGATTCTTTACGCTCAGCCGCCTTCTGCTTGAGCCCAGAAGCTAAGGCGGTAGTAT is a genomic window of Nodosilinea sp. E11 containing:
- the aat gene encoding leucyl/phenylalanyl-tRNA--protein transferase — its product is MTPTNYDLDAIIRGYSEGYFLMADGENEDLGWYSSRQRTLIPLDDRFRYPKSLRRSLNQNRFHVAINQAFEEVVSGCADRDTTWISNELRQVYTELYRAGWAYSFETWQGDELAGGILGLVIGGAFIGESMFFRISEGSKVAMVKLVEHLRQRHFALFDAQMMNPHLERFGAYVIGDREYKRLLKVALKQNCRFL